A region from the Andrena cerasifolii isolate SP2316 chromosome 9, iyAndCera1_principal, whole genome shotgun sequence genome encodes:
- the LOC143372799 gene encoding uncharacterized protein LOC143372799 isoform X2 has translation MTSVDSGVETGNESNDSSIVQYESLSSNQISSVSFAVATTASEEKNERENGPVTFPFEIDPTTFHSSISRLGPILEKFDDNRGIQSLPLTSSLRAVAIPKPKNLLKFKFPFTYTCSKIPRRKLLLSQYTTYGKMKSVWKSYNDHHSINQAGVISSLVERKMRLAAATNNTNMIRRLLSNGVLPNNHDEKGRTPLHIASCWGYTEIIQLLLEYGADPNQCDCEGNTPLHLATLTNRISVVTLLLKAGSDILSVDERGHNPLQLAQAKLKMFQNSKGEDMMKVKEELHDIVNMLLVYVQKQEHAHEKVQTFSNFYRRLSLSNTSDQVQDDVKHLLASLDALNLTG, from the exons ATGACGTCCGTTGACTCCGGCGTTGAAACGGGCAACGAGTCCAACGACAGTTCAATAGTTCAGTACGAAAGTCTGTCGTCGAACCAAATCAGTAGTGTCAGCTTCGCTGTCGCAACGACAGCGAGCGAAGAGAAGAATGAGCGCGAGAACGGTCCAGTCACCTTCCCTTTCGAAATCGATCCAACTACCTTCCACTCGTCAATTTCGCGTTTGGGCCCGATACTGGAAAAGTTCGATGATAATAGGGGTATTCAGAGTTTGCCGCTGACGAGCAGTTTGAGAGCAGTCGCTATACCTAAGCCCAAA AATCTACtaaagtttaaatttccctTCACGTACACATGTAGTAAGATTCCACGTAGGAAATTATTACTAAGCC AATATACGACTTACGGTAAAATGAAATCAGTTTGGAAATCGTACAATGATCATCATTCTATCAATCAGGCTGGTGTAATAAGCTCTCTTGTTGAACGCAAAATGAGACTCGCAGCGGCCACAAATAACACCAATATGATACGAAGACTTTTAAGTAACGGAGTATTACCTAATAACCATGATGAGAAAGGACGGACTCCTCTTCACATTGCCTCTTGCTG GGGATACACAGAAATAATACAGTTACTGCTAGAATATGGTGCTGATCCTAATCAGTGCGATTGCGAAGGCAACACTCCGCTGCACTTGGCAACTCTGACAAATCGAATATCTGTGGTAACGCTTCTGTTAAAAGCGGGATCGGATATTCTGTCCGTGGATGAACGTGGCCACAATCCGTTGCAATTGGCACAGGCGAAATTGAAAATGTTTCAGAACTCTAAGGGAGAAGATATGATGAAAGTTAAGGAAGAGCTTCACGATATAGTTAACATGTTATTGGTATATGTTCAGAAGCAGGAACATGCCCACGAGAAAGTGCAAACCTTCAGCAATTTTTATCGGCGTTTATCTTTGTCTAACACGTCCGATCAAGTTCAGGATGACGTGAAACATCTGCTGGCTAGTTTAGATGCTCTTAATCTAACGGGGTAA
- the LOC143372799 gene encoding uncharacterized protein LOC143372799 isoform X1, with amino-acid sequence MTSVDSGVETGNESNDSSIVQYESLSSNQISSVSFAVATTASEEKNERENGPVTFPFEIDPTTFHSSISRLGPILEKFDDNRGIQSLPLTSSLRAVAIPKPKKRCIITFGLLQNLLKFKFPFTYTCSKIPRRKLLLSQYTTYGKMKSVWKSYNDHHSINQAGVISSLVERKMRLAAATNNTNMIRRLLSNGVLPNNHDEKGRTPLHIASCWGYTEIIQLLLEYGADPNQCDCEGNTPLHLATLTNRISVVTLLLKAGSDILSVDERGHNPLQLAQAKLKMFQNSKGEDMMKVKEELHDIVNMLLVYVQKQEHAHEKVQTFSNFYRRLSLSNTSDQVQDDVKHLLASLDALNLTG; translated from the exons ATGACGTCCGTTGACTCCGGCGTTGAAACGGGCAACGAGTCCAACGACAGTTCAATAGTTCAGTACGAAAGTCTGTCGTCGAACCAAATCAGTAGTGTCAGCTTCGCTGTCGCAACGACAGCGAGCGAAGAGAAGAATGAGCGCGAGAACGGTCCAGTCACCTTCCCTTTCGAAATCGATCCAACTACCTTCCACTCGTCAATTTCGCGTTTGGGCCCGATACTGGAAAAGTTCGATGATAATAGGGGTATTCAGAGTTTGCCGCTGACGAGCAGTTTGAGAGCAGTCGCTATACCTAAGCCCAAA AAGAGATGTATTATTACATTTGGTTTGTTGCAGAATCTACtaaagtttaaatttccctTCACGTACACATGTAGTAAGATTCCACGTAGGAAATTATTACTAAGCC AATATACGACTTACGGTAAAATGAAATCAGTTTGGAAATCGTACAATGATCATCATTCTATCAATCAGGCTGGTGTAATAAGCTCTCTTGTTGAACGCAAAATGAGACTCGCAGCGGCCACAAATAACACCAATATGATACGAAGACTTTTAAGTAACGGAGTATTACCTAATAACCATGATGAGAAAGGACGGACTCCTCTTCACATTGCCTCTTGCTG GGGATACACAGAAATAATACAGTTACTGCTAGAATATGGTGCTGATCCTAATCAGTGCGATTGCGAAGGCAACACTCCGCTGCACTTGGCAACTCTGACAAATCGAATATCTGTGGTAACGCTTCTGTTAAAAGCGGGATCGGATATTCTGTCCGTGGATGAACGTGGCCACAATCCGTTGCAATTGGCACAGGCGAAATTGAAAATGTTTCAGAACTCTAAGGGAGAAGATATGATGAAAGTTAAGGAAGAGCTTCACGATATAGTTAACATGTTATTGGTATATGTTCAGAAGCAGGAACATGCCCACGAGAAAGTGCAAACCTTCAGCAATTTTTATCGGCGTTTATCTTTGTCTAACACGTCCGATCAAGTTCAGGATGACGTGAAACATCTGCTGGCTAGTTTAGATGCTCTTAATCTAACGGGGTAA